Part of the Candidatus Zymogenus saltonus genome is shown below.
AAGGGGGTTTTCCGGCGAAAGCGACGTCATAGAGGATGTCATTGAGGCCGATGTCATAGAGATGGAGGACGGGGATGTTCTGGAGGCGGAGGTATTCGAGGAGGTTACGGGAGCCGACGAGATGTCCGAGCCGGCCACCTTTGAAGTAGAGCCGGGAGTGGATCTAAAAGATGAGGTAATTGACAACGAAGGACGAATGGTGATGTTGAAGGTCGACACATACGTAAAATACGGACAGTACAGGGAAGCGGCCGAAGTCCTGAAAGCATACAACAATAAAAATACGGAATATATATCCCCGAAAATGAGACTCGCCGAGCTGTATCTCGAAATCTCCCAGTCGGGGGAGGAGAAAGACGAATATCTCAGGCGCGCGGCGGAGATTTTTTTTGATATTTCCTCCGTCGCCAAGAGAAAGGGAATGTATGATGTAGCGGACGATGCGGAAACGAGGGCGATGGAGCTCGATTCCGGGCACGATATGACCATGATTGACGAGGCGATTCCCTCGGAAGATATCGATACGTTCGATATCGTACAGGATGATGTCGAAGAGATGGGGCTGGCAATGGATGAAGAGATGATGCAGCCCATCGAAGATATGGAGATACCGGAATCTATAGAGCTTGGCGATATGGGCGCGGAGCCGATCGAGATATCGGTGGATGACGGATTTTTGGATGAGGGCGTGGAATTCACCACGGAGGAGGTCGTTGCCGAGCATGTTGACATTGGAGATATGGATAGAGGGGGAGGACTTATCAGCATGACCCCCGAGGACGATACCCTGAGCGAGGGGGAGGAGTATTTCGATCTCAGGAAGGAGCTGGAGGGGGTGGTCCTCGACGAAGACATGTCTCTGGAATCGAAGGGTGGAGCGGGGCTTTTGGGCGAGGACGAGCATTACTCCTTCGAAGATGTCTTCGACGAGTTCAAAAAGGGCGTTGAAAAGCAGTTCGGGAAAGAGGATTATGACACCCACTACAACCTCGGAATCGCATACAGGGAGATGGGACTTTTTGACGATGCGATAAAGTCATTTAATATCTCGGTAAACGACCCCAAAAAAAGGCTCGACAGTTTCATTATGATGGGAGTCACCCACAGGGATATGGGGGATTTTGAAAAGAGCATCGATTACTTCCGCGAGGCCCTCGACACCCCGGAAATAAAAGCCGACGAAAGACACGGCCTCCTATACGAGCTTGCGCTTTCCTATGAGGCCGACAACGACATAGATCAGGCGTATCCGATATATAAGAGCATCTTTAATGAAAAGGAAGATTTCAGGGACGTCTCCGAAAAGGTGAAGACCCTGGCGGGCCTGACGTCACAGCCTGTCGAAATAAAGAAGGAGAAGGAGCCCTCCGTAGTGGGGAAGAAAGACAAGATATCTTACGTCTGACAACGGCTCCGTCCCTGTTTTAAGAGGTCGGGTGCCCTATATATAAGAAGGGGGTTGGGAGGTAGTCGGTCGCGGGGGGGATGGATTTTCAGTCTGGGGGATGATAGGTGGGGTAGCCTCAGGGTGGGCGGGTTTAGAGTCGGGGGGATGAAAGGTGTGGCTGGTCGGCCGCAGGGGGGATAAGCTTCGAGTCCGGGATTGATAAAGGGGGTTGGTCGTTTGCTGGGAGGATGGGCTTCAGCTCCGGAGAAGATAAAGGGGGTTGGTCGGTTTTATGAGCATTTCATTTATTTTTCCGAAAAATATTATATAATACTGTAATAGCTGCCGACAATCCGCTCGTTTAGGGTGAGGTACATAATTAAAGGGGCGAGGGAATTCATAAAGATTTTTGGTAAAGAGTTGAAAATTTCTTGTCTTGCTTGTCAATAAATAGGAAACCTTTTTAACGCTTCATAGTGCCTTTCTCGAAGGCGAGGTTTTTTTGGTGTAAAGAGACCTATAAATACCGTTTCTAAAGATGCAACATTACGAATATTACGGCTTGAAGTTG
Proteins encoded:
- a CDS encoding tetratricopeptide repeat protein, with the translated sequence MAFDKNKSMLAAQKFFQKGQYDKAIREYERIVKEDPKDIKVRQKLGDLFAREGKRAEAISEYNYVANFYSEDGFYLRAIAVYKQVLKLDPVQIQINLKLAELYHKQNLIGDAIKQFQLVYSYYDKKGDTRKALDTLDKMAEMAPSNLALRMKLADAYYRSKFVDKSLDEYVKIGEQLKKEGRGEDLVSLYEKLIKHHPDRVDMISVLAEIYIRSNRLDLASGRIDMGLKVAPDDRKLLYMKSRILLAKQDYKASADILNKLLEVNPEFMEAKEELARVYEKLGRTDLLGKLYTELMVYFQGKRQQEKAGHYKALYNNLTSAVTGDMTSSGIEGDVRGFSGESDVIEDVIEADVIEMEDGDVLEAEVFEEVTGADEMSEPATFEVEPGVDLKDEVIDNEGRMVMLKVDTYVKYGQYREAAEVLKAYNNKNTEYISPKMRLAELYLEISQSGEEKDEYLRRAAEIFFDISSVAKRKGMYDVADDAETRAMELDSGHDMTMIDEAIPSEDIDTFDIVQDDVEEMGLAMDEEMMQPIEDMEIPESIELGDMGAEPIEISVDDGFLDEGVEFTTEEVVAEHVDIGDMDRGGGLISMTPEDDTLSEGEEYFDLRKELEGVVLDEDMSLESKGGAGLLGEDEHYSFEDVFDEFKKGVEKQFGKEDYDTHYNLGIAYREMGLFDDAIKSFNISVNDPKKRLDSFIMMGVTHRDMGDFEKSIDYFREALDTPEIKADERHGLLYELALSYEADNDIDQAYPIYKSIFNEKEDFRDVSEKVKTLAGLTSQPVEIKKEKEPSVVGKKDKISYV